Proteins from one Sabethes cyaneus chromosome 2, idSabCyanKW18_F2, whole genome shotgun sequence genomic window:
- the LOC128736980 gene encoding protein rhomboid codes for MSGKRSRSFKCAVHHRDREVCSENDFHLIFEDPPLFKRMVHVIAMEVLPEERDRKYYADNYSCCPPPLFVILVTLVELGFFTYHTLTSGQADPAGPVPIDSMFIYRPDKRHEVWRFLFYMVLHAGWFHLGFNLVVQLLVGLPLEMVHGSTRIGCVYLAGVLAGSLGTSVFDPEVYLVGASGGVYALLAAHLANVMLNYRNMQYGVIRLLAILLFASCDVGFAIYSRYAVEPESGAPSVSYVAHLTGALAGLTIGLLVLKNFEQKLHEQLLWWVALGVYAACTIFAVVYNLVNTVTVQRLEEEGEQVLKQHLFNNFGF; via the exons ATGAGCGGCAAACGGTCGCGTAGTTTCAAGTGTGCAGTACATCATCGCGATCGTGAAGTTTGTTCGGAGAACGATTTTCATCTGATATTTGAAGATCCACCATTATTCAAGAG AATGGTACACGTAATTGCAATGGAAGTGCTCCCCGAAGAGCGGGATCGAAAATATTATGCAGACAATTATTCATGCTGTCCGCCTCCATTATTTGTGATATTAGTTACATTAGTTGAG CTGGGTTTCTTCACATACCACACGCTTACATCGGGCCAGGCGGACCCGGCCGGTCCGGTTCCGATCGATTCGATGTTTATCTACAGGCCAGACAAACGACACGAAGTTTGGCGGTTCCTATTCTATATGGTTCTACACGCTGG ATGGTTCCATCTTGGCTTTAACCTAGTCGTTCAACTCCTAGTTGGACTACCATTGGAGATGGTACACGGATCAACTAGGATAGGATGCGTATATCTAGCGGGTGTGCTCGCAGGGTCGTTAG GTACTAGTGTATTCGATCCAGAAGTTTACCTAGTCGGTGCTAGCGGGGGAGTCTACGCTCTGCTAGCGGCTCATCTAGCGAATGTCATGCTAAATTACCGTAACATGCAGTATGGCGTCATTCGATTGTTGGCGATACTCTTGTTTG CATCCTGCGACGTTGGTTTCGCGATCTATTCCCGGTACGCGGTGGAACCGGAGAGTGGTGCACCGTCGGTGTCCTATGTTGCCCACTTGACCGGGGCACTAGCCGGTCTAACGATCGGTTTGCTAGTGTTGAAAAATTTCGAGCAAAAATTACACGAACAGCTGCTGTGGTGGGTGGCTCTCGGCGTGTACGCGGCGTGTACAATTTTCGCCGTTGTGTACAACCTGGTGAACACGGTCACAGTGCAGAGGCTAGAGGAGGAAGGCGAACAGGTACTGAAGCAGCATCTTTTCAATAATTTTGGATTTTAG